The Populus alba chromosome 6, ASM523922v2, whole genome shotgun sequence genomic interval CCTGTAGCTTTACACTCCAAATACTGGGTATTCTTTCCATGCTTTGAAACCCCAAAATCATACAATTCTGGTACCTCAGGGGGGATGGCACAGCGTATGAGTGCCCAATTCAAGCCCTCAAAGAAAGGGTGTTGCTTGATCTCAGTAGCCCCTTTGTGTGTTCCCAGCCTATTCTCCGGCTCTTTGACTAGCAGTTCCCTGATAAGATCTCTAGCCTGAAAGCTAACAAGTGGGCTATCAGGGAACCTGAGGCTCTCTGACACCACATTGGCTAGCGTTTCTTCATTTCCAGAACCCTTAAAAGGTGTTATGCCATACAGAAGCTCGTAAAGAAAAACACCAAAAGTCCACCAATCAACGGCGGCTCCATGGCCCTCTCCTTTGATAATCTCAGGGGCCAGGTATTCATGGGTCCCAACAAAGGAATTCGAGCGTGCATCAGTGGGCTCAGCCACAAGCTGTGGCAAAGATCTAACCTGGGCAGCAACTTCAGCTTTTAGCTTCCTTGCTTTTGCAGCAGCAGGTAGAAACCTAGGACTGAAGCAAGGGACTTGACAGGATGGTTCAATGCATAATGGCTCGATGCAGCTAGACTCTGTACATGGGCCAGACATCTTTACAGGCTCTGAATCGGTTGCAGATCTCAGGAGAGTTGGACTTACACTGCACCTCAGTGAAAGGTCAAAGTCGGTGAGCATAATATGGCCATCTTCTCGAACAAGAATGTTCTCCGGTTTTAGATCCCGGTAGACAACTCCAAGCATGTGCAAGTACTCCAAAGCAAGAAGAACTTCAGCAACATAAAACCTACAGATGTCACCAGTTAAGATTAGATTTGGGATATGACATATAATATGAACACCAACAGTAAAAGCTGAAAAGTCAAACGAAAATAATTCCATTGGATACTTCTCAATTCTCATAACAGAATTCCAAGGGAAGAATTTTACTTTTAAGTAAAAAGAACATCAAACTGATGTTTAGCTGCCCAATTGGATTCCATGCAAACCTTTACCGAGCACCAATAACGAGCAGCAGAAGTTGAAGCGGAAATAGCCCAAGATAGTGCACAAATAAATTTGAGCAACAAATATACCAAACAATGAACATGGCCCTGgatctaataaaaaagaagaaaacacacCAGCATAGCAAGCGATAGGGCTCTCATACTCACCTTTCAAGAAAACTCTACTAGCAGATTTTGAAACGCAAATGGTGATGTAACAGTAAAGACCGTCTAGACAATTCATAGCAATGGTGCTGAATATAAGGAACGAGAGCAACATTTGACTGAGTGGAAAAGAAGAATGTTAAGCACGTAGAAATCATTTTGAATGTTGAAGATGTTAAGAAAATGGCTTTTGGTGATTTTAGTGCAAGAATGGTGTCTTCTTGCATCTGATACAGCTTTTTATGCATTTCTTAATTAGTATTCAGGTTTCAGTTGTGCTTCTTGCATCcctgttatttgtttttcactcTGCAATGTAATTAGGAACACGACAGTCAAAGCAAACATGAGCTATGGACTTTCATAGAGAATCCTACCTGGCTGCTGGTTCAGAAAAACTCCTCCCGGGCTGCCTTTGCCTTAGGACATGCAAATCTCCACCAGGGCAATACTCCATAACTAAACATGATAAATTATCTGATGTGAATTGAGCATACAGTGTAGGGAGGAAAGGATGGTCCAACATTCTCAATATCTCTCTTTCTGTTTGGGCTCTAGGCATCTTTTTTCGTCTTGCCAAAAATTCATTGTCCATGACCTTTATAGCAAACAGGCAGTTTAAACCCAAAAGCTCGGCAAGATAAACAGTCCCTATATCTCCACAACCAAGCTTCTTTATGAGGTTGAAGTGTCTCAAACTTAAGACTCCATGTTGCATCTTGAGACGGCTAATAGCTTCCCATCTGAAATCCTTCGACATGTGGGGCCTGTTACCACAACTCAATCTGCTTGCATTGCTCTCATCACTGTTGCTTGTACTGGTGCTATGATCACCAAGGCTACTGTTTGAGCTCTGGGAAAATTCCTCCTTTTGTGTTGATTTTGAATGTTTCTTCACTTTTCCAACGGCTCCATTTCTATTACAGTTGCTTGAAGTCAATTCTGGTTTAGATTTCTTACTGCTTGAGATAACTTCAGCATCAAGACTGGAAGACAAGGGACCATGAAAATCTTGGTTGGAATCTTCAGCTACAATATCAAAAGTATGTTGGCATTTCTGACAGACCAGCTGACCAGTGCTAGTAAACAAGCTGTTATTACCTTCACTAGGAATGCAAGCAGAAGAAGTTGCACCCTgccttattttcttcttcactgAAGTCTTGTTCCTTAGAGCTGGTTTAGCTAAACGTGGCGTGTTTCTGGTGAACTTGATTGCCCTGTTTCCATTGATCGAAGAAGATGCTGAGTTAAACCTGCCTTTACGACCAAATCTTTGTGCTGGTGCTTTACTTGCTGCCTTGGTTGAAGTGGGAACATCCATATCTAGCTCTAAGGTATTATCAACAGAATGAGATAGAGAAATAGCAGGTGTATGCTTCTGTTTCAGCACCTTCTCCATCTTCAGAGCTTGGTTTTCAGAATGTCTTGATGCAGAAACCATGTCATTTTGCATTGATGCGATCCCAGTACCATTTTGCGAGGTTGGAACAGCAAATCGAGGAGAAGAGCAAACACTTTGTGCTGTTGAATTTAATTCTTGACTTCCAATTTTTCTTGGTGCAATACCAGTCCCATTATGCATCTGTGTGGTCTCGATACCATTTTGCATGCTTTGGCCAACATACCTAGGAGAAGAAAGAGAACTTTGGTTTGGTGATTTTAGTGCTTGAGGTCTGACTTTTTGAGATGCAGAAACAATCTCGCTCTGCCTCAATGAGGTCACAATAGCATCCTGCGTAGCTGGAACAACAAATCGAGGAGAAGAATTGGCACTTTGGTTAGGTGACTTCAATGCAAGGAGCCGAGGAGAAGACTGAGCACTCTGGTTCGATGATTTTATCTTGGGCACCTGAAGTTGCAGAGGCAACTTCTCAGAAACGTTTGACTTGATTTCTTCCGGAACCAAAGATATTTCAACTATGGGAAGCCCAGGTCTACTTGTTTCAACTATTACTGAATTATACAAACTCTTTATCCTTCCAGATTCTGAGAGACCTGGAGAGTTCGCCGACTTCGATGACCTCTTCATAGCAGCCATTTCTGATGCCTTAGAAATGCATAGCTCCCGTAATGCTTGCTTCAGAGACACAGGCTCAGAATTTCCAATCGCAGGTGAACGAGGCACACCTACTGTAATCGGTCTTTTCATAGCATTTTTCCTTAAAGGACTTGCACTGGTACCAGCCTGACTTGAAAGACCTAAACCTTTGGATGAGTTTTTAAGACTGATAGTCTCAAAAAGCTGGTTGATATCATCTTCCAATGAATCCTTGTATCCCAGTTTTAGCACAGGATGCTTTCGGCCATCACCACCCTCACTTAATCCAGAATAAGATTGATAAGCTCTTTTAGAATGCTCAACTGAATCCAGCTCTTCCTCTGCTTCAACAATTTCACAAGTACCAGGATAAGACCCCATTATGCAAGCCACTTTTACTCCACCAAATTTCCTGTCCCTGTTCAAATATAGCCTCAATGTTTTACACTAATCCATTAGTTGAACATTTTGAAGACCTAAAAATGAGACATATACTTCAGACCTTTGTTTGATTATATAGTTTGAATGGTCTGCTAGCTCCTTTCTCTCACTTCAAACTGCAATATCCAAAGCCCTGATGTTCACCAAAGTTCAAATAACAGAAATTAATCAGAAATGGAATTCCTATAATACAATCCAATAATTcccacaaccacaacaaaatggggACGCGCAATGCAACAGAATACTGATAAATTCAACTTGCTATACTATTAAAACTAATTATCGTCCATTTCACCAGATTTCTAAAATTCAATGCTCTTAAATCCACACGGACGCATACAATTACTAACAAAGGtgcatttgaaaattataaaaaaaatgatgaagttaCTTTGTGTATTCGATTACTTTTATGcaatagttttttattctttttatttactttgatttatgtgagAATAAGATTCAAAGCTCCTCTTACATTgttcataatttcaaataattatgataaatgTGGATCGAGCTAGCTAACATTCATATTTAGAAAGAAAATGCTCAGCTCCAAGATTATCAAAacttcaactatttttttttatttgaatttttcatGAATCAGATTCCATACATAACTGTAAGATCGAAGGCAAAAAGAAAAGGCAGGCAAgcaaagagaagagaaatgatttacatatatatgcaataaaaaaaatttaaaaagagagagagagagagagagaaaaggtagTAGCACAAGCAAAAACGTAAAGAGAGATGGAGGTATAATGATGAAAACCTGAGAGAGACAGATATGGCGATGAGGAATTAGATTTGGGAGCTGAAAACCCTAATAGGGTCAGGGTTTGAGCATTTTGGGAAGAAGGCCAGG includes:
- the LOC118048219 gene encoding serine/threonine-protein kinase KIPK2, translated to MGSYPGTCEIVEAEEELDSVEHSKRAYQSYSGLSEGGDGRKHPVLKLGYKDSLEDDINQLFETISLKNSSKGLGLSSQAGTSASPLRKNAMKRPITVGVPRSPAIGNSEPVSLKQALRELCISKASEMAAMKRSSKSANSPGLSESGRIKSLYNSVIVETSRPGLPIVEISLVPEEIKSNVSEKLPLQLQVPKIKSSNQSAQSSPRLLALKSPNQSANSSPRFVVPATQDAIVTSLRQSEIVSASQKVRPQALKSPNQSSLSSPRYVGQSMQNGIETTQMHNGTGIAPRKIGSQELNSTAQSVCSSPRFAVPTSQNGTGIASMQNDMVSASRHSENQALKMEKVLKQKHTPAISLSHSVDNTLELDMDVPTSTKAASKAPAQRFGRKGRFNSASSSINGNRAIKFTRNTPRLAKPALRNKTSVKKKIRQGATSSACIPSEGNNSLFTSTGQLVCQKCQHTFDIVAEDSNQDFHGPLSSSLDAEVISSSKKSKPELTSSNCNRNGAVGKVKKHSKSTQKEEFSQSSNSSLGDHSTSTSNSDESNASRLSCGNRPHMSKDFRWEAISRLKMQHGVLSLRHFNLIKKLGCGDIGTVYLAELLGLNCLFAIKVMDNEFLARRKKMPRAQTEREILRMLDHPFLPTLYAQFTSDNLSCLVMEYCPGGDLHVLRQRQPGRSFSEPAARFYVAEVLLALEYLHMLGVVYRDLKPENILVREDGHIMLTDFDLSLRCSVSPTLLRSATDSEPVKMSGPCTESSCIEPLCIEPSCQVPCFSPRFLPAAAKARKLKAEVAAQVRSLPQLVAEPTDARSNSFVGTHEYLAPEIIKGEGHGAAVDWWTFGVFLYELLYGITPFKGSGNEETLANVVSESLRFPDSPLVSFQARDLIRELLVKEPENRLGTHKGATEIKQHPFFEGLNWALIRCAIPPEVPELYDFGVSKHGKNTQYLECKATGELLEFELF